A DNA window from Anser cygnoides isolate HZ-2024a breed goose chromosome 21, Taihu_goose_T2T_genome, whole genome shotgun sequence contains the following coding sequences:
- the CHEK1 gene encoding serine/threonine-protein kinase Chk1 isoform X2, with product MAGPVPFVEDWDLVQTLGEGAYGEVQLAVNRRTEEAVAVKIVDMKRAADCPENIKKEICINKMLNHENVVKFYGHRREGATQYLFLEYCSGGELFDRIEPDIGMPEPEAQRFFQQLIAGVVYLHSMGITHRDLKPENLLLDERDNLKISDFGLATVFKHNGRERLLNKMCGTLPYVAPELLRRPEFRAEPVDVWACGVVLTAMLAGELPWDQPSDSCQEYSDWKERKTYLPPWRKIDSAPLALLHKILTESPTARITISDIKKDRWYCKPLKKGVKRARVSSGGVTDSPGAFSKHVRSDMDFSPVKGVLGEDKASYSTSQPEPGTGAALWDSGTGSIDKLVQGISFSQPACPEHMLVNSQLLGTPGSSQSPWQRLVKRMTRFFTKLDADGSYRSLKEVCEKMGYGWKRSCTNQVTISTTDRRNNKLIFKVNLVEMESKILVDFRLSKGDGLEFKRHFLKIKGKLSDIVSTQKVWLPVT from the exons aTGGCGGGGCCGGTGCCGTTCGTGGAGGACTGGGACCTGGTGCAGACGCTGGGCGAAGGCGCCTACGGGGA GGTGCAGCTGGCGGTGAACCGCCGCACTGAGGAAGCCGTGGCTGTCAAAATTGTGGACATGAAGCGGGCGGCCGACTGCCCAGAGAACATCAAGAAGGAGATCTGCATCAACAAGATGCTCAACCACGAGAACGTTGTCAAGTTCTACGGGCACCGGCGGGAGGGTGCCACGCAGTATCTCTTCCTCGAGTACTGCAGCGGCGGCGAGCTCTTTGACCGCATCG AGCCAGATATCGGGATGCCAGAGCCGGAGGCACAGCGCTTCTTCCAGCAGTTGATCGCCGGCGTG gtCTACCTGCACAGCATGGGCATCACCCACCGGGACCTGAAGCCAGAGAACCTGCTCCTGGACGAACGAG ACAACCTGAAAATCTCCGATTTTGGCCTGGCCACCGTCTTCAAGCACAACGGCCGCGAGCGGCTGCTCAACAAGATGTGCGGCACCCTGCCCTACGTGGCCCCTGAGCTGCTGCGGCGCCCCGAGTTCAGGGCCGAGCCCGTGGACGTGTGGGCGTGCGGCGTGGTGCTGACAGCGATGCTGGCCGGAG AGCTGCCCTGGGACCAGCCCAGCGACAGCTGCCAGGAGTACAGCGactggaaggagaggaagacCTACCTCCCGCCCTGGAGGAAGATCGACTCGGCGCCCTTAG CTTTGCTGCACAAGATCCTGACGGAGAGCCCGACGGCGAGGATCACCATCTCCGACATCAAGAAGGACCGGTGGTACTGCAAGCCCCTGAAGAAGG GTGTCAAGCGGGCTCGCGTGTCCTCGGGCGGTGTCACCGACTCGCCCGGCGCCTTCTCCAAGCACGTCCGTTCCGACATGGACTTCTCACCAGTGAAGGGTGTGCTCGG CGAGGACAAGGCGAGCTACTCCACATCGCAGCCCGAGCCTGGCACCGGCGCGGCGCTCTGGGACAGCGGGACGGGCAGCATCGACAAGCTCGTGCAGGGCATCAGCTTCTCGCAGCCCGCCTGCCCCGAGCACATGCTGGTCAACAGCCAGCTCCTCGGCACCCCGGGCTCCTCGCAG AGCCCGTGGCAGCGGCTGGTGAAGAGGATGACGCGCTTCTTCACCAAGCTGGACGCCGACGGCTCCTACCGCAGCCTGAAGGAGGTCTGCGAGAAGATGGGCTACGGCTGGAAGAGGAGCTGCACCAACCAG GTCACCATCTCCACCACGGACAGGAGGAACAACAAGCTCATCTTCAAGGTGAACCTCGTGGAAATGGAGAGCAAGATTCTGGTGGATTTCCGCCTCTCCAAG GGCGACGGGCTGGAGTTCAAGCGGCATTTCCTGAAAATCAAAGGCAAGCTCAGCGACATTGTCAGCACCCAGAAAGTGTGGCTGCCTGTGACCTGA
- the CHEK1 gene encoding serine/threonine-protein kinase Chk1 isoform X1, with product MAGPVPFVEDWDLVQTLGEGAYGEVQLAVNRRTEEAVAVKIVDMKRAADCPENIKKEICINKMLNHENVVKFYGHRREGATQYLFLEYCSGGELFDRIEPDIGMPEPEAQRFFQQLIAGVVYLHSMGITHRDLKPENLLLDERDNLKISDFGLATVFKHNGRERLLNKMCGTLPYVAPELLRRPEFRAEPVDVWACGVVLTAMLAGGPCCPNAAGSALPAELPWDQPSDSCQEYSDWKERKTYLPPWRKIDSAPLALLHKILTESPTARITISDIKKDRWYCKPLKKGVKRARVSSGGVTDSPGAFSKHVRSDMDFSPVKGVLGEDKASYSTSQPEPGTGAALWDSGTGSIDKLVQGISFSQPACPEHMLVNSQLLGTPGSSQSPWQRLVKRMTRFFTKLDADGSYRSLKEVCEKMGYGWKRSCTNQVTISTTDRRNNKLIFKVNLVEMESKILVDFRLSKGDGLEFKRHFLKIKGKLSDIVSTQKVWLPVT from the exons aTGGCGGGGCCGGTGCCGTTCGTGGAGGACTGGGACCTGGTGCAGACGCTGGGCGAAGGCGCCTACGGGGA GGTGCAGCTGGCGGTGAACCGCCGCACTGAGGAAGCCGTGGCTGTCAAAATTGTGGACATGAAGCGGGCGGCCGACTGCCCAGAGAACATCAAGAAGGAGATCTGCATCAACAAGATGCTCAACCACGAGAACGTTGTCAAGTTCTACGGGCACCGGCGGGAGGGTGCCACGCAGTATCTCTTCCTCGAGTACTGCAGCGGCGGCGAGCTCTTTGACCGCATCG AGCCAGATATCGGGATGCCAGAGCCGGAGGCACAGCGCTTCTTCCAGCAGTTGATCGCCGGCGTG gtCTACCTGCACAGCATGGGCATCACCCACCGGGACCTGAAGCCAGAGAACCTGCTCCTGGACGAACGAG ACAACCTGAAAATCTCCGATTTTGGCCTGGCCACCGTCTTCAAGCACAACGGCCGCGAGCGGCTGCTCAACAAGATGTGCGGCACCCTGCCCTACGTGGCCCCTGAGCTGCTGCGGCGCCCCGAGTTCAGGGCCGAGCCCGTGGACGTGTGGGCGTGCGGCGTGGTGCTGACAGCGATGCTGGCCGGAG GGCCGTGCTGCCCTAACGCAGCGGGGTCTGCCCTGCCGGCAGAGCTGCCCTGGGACCAGCCCAGCGACAGCTGCCAGGAGTACAGCGactggaaggagaggaagacCTACCTCCCGCCCTGGAGGAAGATCGACTCGGCGCCCTTAG CTTTGCTGCACAAGATCCTGACGGAGAGCCCGACGGCGAGGATCACCATCTCCGACATCAAGAAGGACCGGTGGTACTGCAAGCCCCTGAAGAAGG GTGTCAAGCGGGCTCGCGTGTCCTCGGGCGGTGTCACCGACTCGCCCGGCGCCTTCTCCAAGCACGTCCGTTCCGACATGGACTTCTCACCAGTGAAGGGTGTGCTCGG CGAGGACAAGGCGAGCTACTCCACATCGCAGCCCGAGCCTGGCACCGGCGCGGCGCTCTGGGACAGCGGGACGGGCAGCATCGACAAGCTCGTGCAGGGCATCAGCTTCTCGCAGCCCGCCTGCCCCGAGCACATGCTGGTCAACAGCCAGCTCCTCGGCACCCCGGGCTCCTCGCAG AGCCCGTGGCAGCGGCTGGTGAAGAGGATGACGCGCTTCTTCACCAAGCTGGACGCCGACGGCTCCTACCGCAGCCTGAAGGAGGTCTGCGAGAAGATGGGCTACGGCTGGAAGAGGAGCTGCACCAACCAG GTCACCATCTCCACCACGGACAGGAGGAACAACAAGCTCATCTTCAAGGTGAACCTCGTGGAAATGGAGAGCAAGATTCTGGTGGATTTCCGCCTCTCCAAG GGCGACGGGCTGGAGTTCAAGCGGCATTTCCTGAAAATCAAAGGCAAGCTCAGCGACATTGTCAGCACCCAGAAAGTGTGGCTGCCTGTGACCTGA
- the CHEK1 gene encoding serine/threonine-protein kinase Chk1 isoform X3 — protein sequence MPEPEAQRFFQQLIAGVVYLHSMGITHRDLKPENLLLDERDNLKISDFGLATVFKHNGRERLLNKMCGTLPYVAPELLRRPEFRAEPVDVWACGVVLTAMLAGGPCCPNAAGSALPAELPWDQPSDSCQEYSDWKERKTYLPPWRKIDSAPLALLHKILTESPTARITISDIKKDRWYCKPLKKGVKRARVSSGGVTDSPGAFSKHVRSDMDFSPVKGVLGEDKASYSTSQPEPGTGAALWDSGTGSIDKLVQGISFSQPACPEHMLVNSQLLGTPGSSQSPWQRLVKRMTRFFTKLDADGSYRSLKEVCEKMGYGWKRSCTNQVTISTTDRRNNKLIFKVNLVEMESKILVDFRLSKGDGLEFKRHFLKIKGKLSDIVSTQKVWLPVT from the exons ATGCCAGAGCCGGAGGCACAGCGCTTCTTCCAGCAGTTGATCGCCGGCGTG gtCTACCTGCACAGCATGGGCATCACCCACCGGGACCTGAAGCCAGAGAACCTGCTCCTGGACGAACGAG ACAACCTGAAAATCTCCGATTTTGGCCTGGCCACCGTCTTCAAGCACAACGGCCGCGAGCGGCTGCTCAACAAGATGTGCGGCACCCTGCCCTACGTGGCCCCTGAGCTGCTGCGGCGCCCCGAGTTCAGGGCCGAGCCCGTGGACGTGTGGGCGTGCGGCGTGGTGCTGACAGCGATGCTGGCCGGAG GGCCGTGCTGCCCTAACGCAGCGGGGTCTGCCCTGCCGGCAGAGCTGCCCTGGGACCAGCCCAGCGACAGCTGCCAGGAGTACAGCGactggaaggagaggaagacCTACCTCCCGCCCTGGAGGAAGATCGACTCGGCGCCCTTAG CTTTGCTGCACAAGATCCTGACGGAGAGCCCGACGGCGAGGATCACCATCTCCGACATCAAGAAGGACCGGTGGTACTGCAAGCCCCTGAAGAAGG GTGTCAAGCGGGCTCGCGTGTCCTCGGGCGGTGTCACCGACTCGCCCGGCGCCTTCTCCAAGCACGTCCGTTCCGACATGGACTTCTCACCAGTGAAGGGTGTGCTCGG CGAGGACAAGGCGAGCTACTCCACATCGCAGCCCGAGCCTGGCACCGGCGCGGCGCTCTGGGACAGCGGGACGGGCAGCATCGACAAGCTCGTGCAGGGCATCAGCTTCTCGCAGCCCGCCTGCCCCGAGCACATGCTGGTCAACAGCCAGCTCCTCGGCACCCCGGGCTCCTCGCAG AGCCCGTGGCAGCGGCTGGTGAAGAGGATGACGCGCTTCTTCACCAAGCTGGACGCCGACGGCTCCTACCGCAGCCTGAAGGAGGTCTGCGAGAAGATGGGCTACGGCTGGAAGAGGAGCTGCACCAACCAG GTCACCATCTCCACCACGGACAGGAGGAACAACAAGCTCATCTTCAAGGTGAACCTCGTGGAAATGGAGAGCAAGATTCTGGTGGATTTCCGCCTCTCCAAG GGCGACGGGCTGGAGTTCAAGCGGCATTTCCTGAAAATCAAAGGCAAGCTCAGCGACATTGTCAGCACCCAGAAAGTGTGGCTGCCTGTGACCTGA